One Synechococcus sp. Nb3U1 genomic window, GACGGCAGTGGCAAACTGCCGTTCCGCCTCCGCATGGGGGAAATGTTCATCCCACAGATCCAAAAAGAAATCTCCCCGCATCGAGCGGCTGCGCTTTTCCTCCAGAGTTTGCAGAATACTCTTAAACACGGGTACCCGCTCCAAAACTTGCTGCCGGAAGAGATCCTTACTGCGCAAAATGGTGGTAGTGGCAAAGTCTCGGCCAATCTCTGTGAGGTAAACCTCCCCTTCGGAAACCTGAGCAAACCCCAGCAATACTGCTGCATCCAAAATCGGCAGCAGATCGTCTACCGCCAGTCGGATCCGCTCTGCCAGATGGGCAATATCCACCTTGCCTTCCGGATGCTCCACGATCAATTCCAGCAGACCGCTGATCCCACCTACCCGCGCATAGGGCAGCGGACGGGCATAAGGAGAGAGCACTTTCTCCACCACCGGGGCTGGCGCCGCCACCTCCCCGGTCACTTCGATCTCCGGGTTGGTCATGATCGTGTAGATGTAGTCCACCAAGGACTTAAACCGGGGATCCGATCGATCGTGGGGCCGGGGTAGGTCAATCTTCACCTCCCCCCGCACCCGCCCTGGATTGGCCCCCAAAATCACCACCCGATCCGCCAGAAAGACCGCCTCTTCGATGTTGTGGGTAACGATCAAAATGCTTTGGGACGGAAAGGCGCTGGCATTCCAGAGATCGTCAACTTCCCCCCGCAAATTTTCTGCCGTTAGCACATCCAGAGCGCTAAAGGGCTCATCCATAAACAGCACCTTTGGCTCCAATACAAAGGCACGGGCAAACCCCACCCGCTGCTTCATGCCTCCGGAAAGTTCCTTAGGATAGGCACTTTCAAAGCCATCCAACCCTACCAAGTCGATTGCTTTGAGGGCCCGCTGCCGTCGTTCTTCCCGTGGGATCCCTTGAGCCTGCAACCCCAGCTCCACATTTTCCTGCACCGTTAACCAGGGCAACAGAGCAAAACTCTGAAACACCATCGCCACATCCGGATTAGCCCCCCGCAGGAGCTTACCATTGCTCAGCACCTGCCCTTGGCTGGGGGGGATCAACCCCGCCATAATCCGCAGCAGGGTGCTTTTGCCACTGCCGCTACGGCCCAAAAGCGCCAGCACTTCCCCCGCCTTCACCTCCAGACTGACCTGGCTTAAGACCGTAAACTCCCCTTTCCCTTCCGGCAGAGGAAAGTGTTTATGGACGTTTTCGACGGCAATGAGGATTTCGGGCCCTGGAGTCATAGTGTCTTTCCTGGCTCAACCTGCTCTTGAGAATGCCACTTAATAAGAGGTCAAATTTAAAGGTCAAACAGATGACAGCTACATCCTCTGATATCCAGCCTCTAAAGTCCAGATCTCCACTGCAGCCCTTTCATGGGTTTCCTGTACGATGACTGTACTTGCCTGAGCAACTGATTGGCAAGACTTACAGTACCAGGTAGATGACCAAAGCGAACACTACAAACTTGAGTCGGGTTTCAGGGAAGCCAGTCTTCACACAGGGCTTGCTCCAGATTAAATTCAGGCTCTTCAGGTACCAAACTAGCATTCAGCTTGCTTGCTTTGAGGAGAATCTTTTTAGCACTAGAATATTCAGCAAAGTTGTCA contains:
- a CDS encoding ABC transporter ATP-binding protein — translated: MTPGPEILIAVENVHKHFPLPEGKGEFTVLSQVSLEVKAGEVLALLGRSGSGKSTLLRIMAGLIPPSQGQVLSNGKLLRGANPDVAMVFQSFALLPWLTVQENVELGLQAQGIPREERRQRALKAIDLVGLDGFESAYPKELSGGMKQRVGFARAFVLEPKVLFMDEPFSALDVLTAENLRGEVDDLWNASAFPSQSILIVTHNIEEAVFLADRVVILGANPGRVRGEVKIDLPRPHDRSDPRFKSLVDYIYTIMTNPEIEVTGEVAAPAPVVEKVLSPYARPLPYARVGGISGLLELIVEHPEGKVDIAHLAERIRLAVDDLLPILDAAVLLGFAQVSEGEVYLTEIGRDFATTTILRSKDLFRQQVLERVPVFKSILQTLEEKRSRSMRGDFFLDLWDEHFPHAEAERQFATAVDWGRYAELFEYDAFEERLYLTETTSDIPDKVGSNTGE